The genomic DNA GTGATGCCGGCGAGCGCCGTCACCGCCACGGCCTCCCCCACCAGCGGATCGGGAATCGCCTTCAAGGCGCTGGCCACCACCAGGAAGCCGGGCAAGGCCGCGATCACGCCGCCAAAGCCATATTCCGCCGCCGTGTTCATCGACGCCAGCAAGGCGCCAGAGACCGCGTCGCGGCTGCCTTCGGCCAGCTTGGACACCACGTTGCGCCAGGCAAACAGCAGGATCACCACGATGCCCGAGATCAGCGCGGCCATCACGGCCCAGATGGCCAGCAGTTGTTCGGTGCGCGCGACCACGGGCTCGGACAGGCCGGGGAGCACGATCTCGGTGCCCACCGGATACCAGCCCGGGATCAGGCGCGTGAACGCGAAGTTGGACACGCCCACCACGAGGAGGGGCAACAGCGCGATCAGGGGATGGTGGCCCTGCTCGCCCGCGGGCGGTGCCGGTTCATTGAGCAGCTCGGTGCCGTACCCTTCGCCCGCGCGCGCGGCGCGCATGCGGCGCCACTCCAGGTAGGCCAGGCCGCCGGTCAGCGTCATCGCCGCGCCGATCAGGCCCAGCCACGGCGCCGCCCAGGTCGTGGTGTCGAAGAAGCTGGTGGGGATGATGTTCTGGATCTGCGGCGTGCCGGGCAAGGCCGTCATCGTGAACGTGAAGGCGCCCAGCGCGATGGCGCCGGGCATCAGCCGCTTCGGGATGTTGCCCTGGCGGAACATTTCCGCCGCGAAGGGATAGACCGCGAACACCACCACGAACAGCGACACGCCGCCATAGGTCAGCAGCGCGCAGACCAGCACGATGGCCAGGATGGCGCGCTCCGCGCCGATGCGGCGCAGCACCGATTGCACGATGGTGCGGGAAAATCCCGACAGTTCGATGAGTTTGCCGAACACCGCGCCCAGCATGAAGACCGGCAGGTAGAGCTTGGCGAAGCCCACCATGCGGTCCATGAAGACGTCTGAAAAGACGGGGGCCAAGGCGGCGGGACTGGTCAGCAGCACCGCGCCCATGGCGGCCAGCGGCGCGCACAGGATCACGCTGTAGCCGCGATACGCGGCAATCATCAGGAAGGCCAGCGCGCCAGTGACGATCAATAAATCCAACAATGCTCTCTCCTCCGGTGTTGCAGCCCGCCTGCACGCGAGCCCCCGAAGGACGGCCAGCCGTCCCGCGACAGATCAGGTCACAGGAAGGCCATGTGTATGCCATAGCCGATCGTCGCGAAGGTGGAAACCACGCCCACGACCATGAGATATATACCCCAGTTGCGCGCACGCGCACTGTAACCAGCCATGAGCACCAGCAAGCTGATGGCGCCGACGATGAAGTAGAGGGTCTGGTGTTCCATGGCGATGTTCCTTGCACGCCGCGCCGATAGTGGCCCGTCACGCCGCGCGGCATCTCTGAGGTGCGTGTCCGGAATGCCAGGATACGAGTCCGCGCCGGCCTCTCTCTTGATCGGAATCAAGCGCTCATCTGACCTAGCGCAAGAAGTGTACGCGCGCCCGCCCCCGCCCGCATGGACAGGCCCGGGCCCCTCCTGAAGAATCAAGGCCATCACCACAAGAACGTCCCAGCACCAGAGACCATGGCCGCCAAGACCCCCCCGCTCGCCTTCTTCCGCAACGTCTCGATCCGCCGCATGACCCTGATGGCGATGATCGCCATCAGCTTGCTCACGGCCGGCCTCTCCACGCTGAACTACTACGCCCAGCAACGGGCCAGCATCGCCTTCGATGCCAGCCAGTCGCTGCGCTATGAGTCGGCCACGCTCAGCAAGGCCAACGACCACATCACGCGCGCACGCCTGCACCTGAACAGCCAGCAGGAATTCCTGGCAGCCTCGGACACCGCACGCGCCGACGAAGAGGCGGGGCAGGTCGAGATGGCCTTCGCGCTCGCGCAGGAATACTTCACCGTCTTCAAGGCACTTTCCAGTTCGCACGACGCCGGCCCCGTGGCCGCCGAGCTCGACCGGGCCTTCCAGGCCATGCTGAACCAGGGCGTGGCGCCGCTGCGCGCGCGGCTCGCCGCGCGTGACCTGGCCGGCTATCACCAGCACAACATGGGCCCGGTGGTGGAACTGGGCGCGGCACTGTCCGCCTCGGTCAATGCCTATGACGCGTATGCCGACGTCTATGCCGTGCAACTGAGCGCGGAAGCCTCGCGCATCCGCGACAACACCATCCAGGCCGGCTTCGTCATGCTGGCGCTGTGCCTGATCTTCCTCGTCATGGCCGACCGCTATGTCGTGCAATACATCCGCACGCCGCTGGAGACCGTGCGCGCCCACTTCCAGCGCATCGCCGGCGGTGACCTCACCACCCGCATCGATCTCTTCGGCCGCAACTGCGTCGGCCAACTGCTGCCCTATCTGCGGGACATGCAGGCCAGCCTGGCCCGCACGGTTGGCATCGTGCGCCAGGGCGTGGACGAAATCCACACCAGCGCCCGCGAAATCGCCGACGGCAACAACGACCTGTCGTCGCGCACCGAGCAGCAGGCCGCCTCGCTGGAGCAGACCGCCGCCAGCATGGAAGAGCTGGCGGCCACGGTGAAGCAGAATGCCGACAACGCCCGCCAGGCCAGCGCGCTGGCCGACACGGCTTCCGACGTGGCCCGCCGCGGCGGTGGCGCCATGGAGCAGGCGGTGGCCACCATGCACGACATCTCCACCGGCTCGCACCGTATCGGCGAAATCGTCGGGGTGATCGACAGCATCGCCTTCCAGACCAACATCCTGGCGCTGAACGCCGCTGTCGAGGCTGCCCGCGCCGGCGAACAAGGCAAGGGGTTCGCCGTCGTGGCGTCGGAAGTCCGTTCGCTGGCCCAGCGCAGCGCCGGCGCCGCCCGCGAGATCAAGGACCTGATCGGCAGTTCGCTGGAGACCGTCAGCGCGGGCGCCCGCCAGGTCGAGGAAGCCGGCCGCACCATGGAGGAACTGGTCGCCTCGGTGGGCCGCGTCACCGCCATCATCGGCGAGATCGCCACCGCCTCCGGCGAGCAGTCGGCCGGCATCGACCAGGTCAGCGGCGCGGTCACGCAGATGGACTCGGTCACGCAGCAGAACGCCGCGCTGGTCGAACAGGCCTCGGCCGCCGCGGCCTCGCTGGAGACCCAGGCCGAGCAGCTGCAGCACGCGGTGGCCGTCTTCCGCATCGGCCAACGGGACGTCATCGACGCGCCGCAAGCGCCTGCCGGCGCCCTGCCCGGCGCCAGCCGCAACGAGAGCGCCTCGCGCGGCGATCCCAACCCGCTGGCCCGCCGTCCGCTGCCGCAACTGGTCTGACGCCGGCAAGCCTGCTTGGTCGGGAATTTGCACAGAAGGAAAAGATCGTTAGGACCGGCAGCGGCGCAGCCCATACTCGATGGCTCGTCCGCTCCGGTCCAACTTCCCCTACCCTGGCACAGGCGGGTGAACGGAGCGCCAATACCGCCCTTCGTCCACCACCATGACCCGACCCTCCCCCCTGCTTTCACGCGCTACCGCCGCGCTCCTGGCCGCCGTGACACTCACGGCCATCGCTCCCGTCGCCCAAGCCGAAGGCCGCATCCGGCTGGCCCAGCAATTCGGCATCGCCTACCTGATCCTGGACGTGGTCAAGGACCACCAGCTGATCGAGAAACATGGCAAGGCCGCCGGCCTGGACATCGACGTGGAGTGGCGGCAGATCTCCGGCGCCACCGCCATGAACGAAGCGCTGCTGGCGAACAACCTGGACGTGGTGTCGGCGGGCGTGCCGCCCGCGCTGGTGCTGTGGGACCGCACCCGCGGGCGCCAGAACGTGAAGGCCGTGGCGGCCCTGGGCTCGCTGCCCAATTACCTGCTCAGCAACAACCCCGCGGTGAAGACGCTGGAAGACTTCAGCGACAAGGACCGCATTGCCGTGCCGGCGGCAGGCGTCGGCTTCCAGTCGCGCACCCTGCAGATCGAAACCGCACGCCGCTACGGCAAGGAGAACTTCAACAGGTTCGACGCGATCTCGGTCAGCCTGCCCCACCCCGACGCCACCGCGGCGCTGATCTCGGGTGGCCTGGAGGTCAACGCGCACTTCTCCAGCGCGCCGTTCTATTACCAGGCGCTTGCCGGCAATCCCGCGGTGCACAAGGTGCTGAGCTCCTACGACATCCTGGGCGGCCCCGCGACGTTCAACGTGCTCTACAGCACCCAGGCCTTCCACGATGGCAATCCGAAGACCTACAAGGCCTTCTACGACGCGCTGCACGAGGCGGCTGCCTGGATCCGCCAGAACAAGGCGCAAGCCGCCGAGGTTTTCATCCGCCAGCAGAAATCCAGGCTGTCGCCGGAACTGGTACGCCAGATCATCGAAGACCCCGAGAACGATTTCACGATCGTGCCGCAACAGACCCTGGTGTACGCCACCGAGCTGCACAAGCTGGGCGTGCTGAAACACCAGGCGGCATCCTGGAAGGAGTATTTCTTCGACGCCGCGCACGCCCTGCCCGGCAGCTGAACGGCGCGACGCAAGCGCGGCAGGCAAAAACAAGCCGGCCGGTGCATTCCTGCACCGGCCGGCTCGTTGATCCCGGGTTGCGGCGGCGTATCAGCCGAAACGGCCCGTGATGTAGTCCTCGGTTTCCTTGCGGGCAGGCTTCACGAAGATCTGGTCGGTTTCACCGAACTCCATCAGCTCGCCCAGGTACATGTAGGCGGTGTAGTCCGAGCAACGCGCGGCCTGTTGCATGTTGTGGGTCACGATGACCACGGTGTAGTCGCTCTTCAGTTCGGCGATCAATTCCTCGATCTTGGCGGTCGAGATCGGATCCAGCGCCGAGCAGGGCTCGTCCAGCAGCAGCACTTGCGGCTTGATGGCCACCCCGCGCGCGATGCACAGACGCTGTTGCTGGCCGCCCGACAGGCTGTTGCCGCTTTGGTGCAACTTGTCCTTCACTTCGTTCCACAGCGCGGCCTTGGTGAGCGCCCATTCGACGCGCTCATCCATTTCACCCTTGCTGAGCTTCTCGAACAGACGCACGCCGAAGGCGATGTTGTCATAGATGCTCATGGGGAACGGCGTGGGCTTCTGGAACACCATGCCGACCTTGGCGCGGATCAGCGAAATATCGGTCTTGGTGGTCAGCAGGTTCTCGCCGTCCAGCAGGATTTCGCCCTCGGCGCGCTGGCCGGGATAGAGTTCGAACATGCGGTTGAACGTACGCAGCAGCGTCGACTTGCCGCAACCCGACGGGCCGATGAAGGCCGTGACACGGTTTTCGCGGATCGACATGTTCACGTTGCGGATGGCGTGAAACTTGCCGTAGTAGAAGTTCAGGTTCTTGACTTCGATCTTGTTGGCGGCCTGATCGACGGCACGAGCAGTATTTTCCATTGCGGGTCCTGAGCGTATTGTGAGGTCTCTGTCCGGGGGCGATTACTGCTTGCGGAACAGGCTGCGTGCAAGGATGTTGATACCAAGCACCAGCAGGGTGATCAAAGCGGCGCCAGCCCAAGCCAGCGTGTTCCAGTCCTTGAAGGGGCTGGCGGCGTATTGGTAGATGACGACCGGCAGGTTGGCCATGGGGCCGTTCATGTTGAAGGACATGAACTGGTTCGACAGGGCCGTGAACAGCAACGGCGCGGTTTCACCGGAAATACGCGCCACCGCCAGCAGGACGCCGGTGATCATGCCCGAGCGCGCGGCGCGGTAACAGACCAGCAGGATCATGCGGTACTTGGGGCAGCCCAGCGCGGCGCAGGCTTCACGCAGGCTGTTGGGGACCAGCAGCAGCATGTTGTCGGTGGTGCGCACCACGACCGGGATCACCAGGATGGACAGCGCGATGGCGCCGGCCCAGCCCGAGTAGTGGCCGACCTGATACACATACACGGCATAGATGAAAAGGCCGATGACGATCGAGGGCGCCGACAGCAGCACGTCGTTCAGGAAGCGCGTGGCGGGCGCCAGCCAGCCGCGCTGGCCGTACTCGGCCAGATAGGTGCCGGCCAGGATGCCGATGGGCGTGCCGATGATCGTGCCGACGCCGGCCATCACGACGCTGCCCAGGATGGCGTTGAGCAGGCCGCCGGCCTGGCCCGGGGGAGGCGTGATCTCGGTGAACAGCGTCAGCGACATCGCCGCGCCGCCCTTGATGATCAGGGTCGCGATGATCCAGAACAGCCAGAACAGGCCGAACAGCAGCGTGGTCAACGACAGCGCCAGCATGATCGCGTTGATGACGCGGCGAGTGCGGTAGATGGGGTTAGCCATCGTCAGCACCGAGGCCGGCGCCGACTTGGTGGGTTGTTGCGAGGCCATTACGATTTGGTCCCTTCAGTTTTGGACAGGCGCAGCAGCAGGACCTTCGACAGAGCCAGCACCACGGTGGTGATCAGGAAGAGAATCAGGCCCAGCTCGATGAGCGCGGACTTCTGCATGCCGCCGGCTTCGTTGAACTCGTTGGCCAGCGCCGAGGCGATCGAGTTGGCCGGGGCGAAGATCGAGTCGGGCAGGCGGAAGGCGTTGCCGATCACGAAGGTCACCGCCATGGTCTCGCCCAGTGCGCGGCCCAGGCCCAGCATGATGCCGCCGATGACGCCAGACTTGGTGAAAGGCAGCACGACCTTCCACATCACTTCCCAGGTGCTGCTGCCCAGGCCGTAGGCCGATTCCTTCAGCAGCGCAGGCACCAGCTCGAACACGTCGCGCATCACCGCGGCGATGAACGGGATGATCATGATCGACAGGATCAGGCCGGCGGTGAAGATACCGATGCCGAAGGGCGGGCCGGAGAAGAAGCCGCCGATCAGCGGCAGGCTGCCGAGCGTGGAGATCATGCCCGGCTGGATGTACTTCTGGAAGACCGGCACGAACACGAACAGACCCCACATCCCGTAGATGATGGAGGGGATGGCCGCCAGCATCTCGATGGCCGTGCCCAGGGGGCGACGCAGCCAGGTGGGCGACAGTTCGGTCAGGAACATCGCGATCCCGAAGGAGACCGGCACGGCGATGGTCAGCGCGATGAGCGAGGTCATCAGGGTGCCGACGATGGGCACCATGGCGCCATAGACGTTGTTGACGGGATCCCACTCGTTGGTCCACAGGAACGCGATGCCGTATTCGGCCAGCGTTTCCTTGCTGCCCCAGACCAGCGACGCCATGATCGCAGCCAGCAGGCTGAACACGAAGAATGCGAACGTGCGCGTCAGGTTCTTGAACAGCGCATCCATCATCGAATTGCTGTTCTTGGGGGCGGGGGGCATCGAGCCCGTCTCGACGACCGGCCGGGTCACGGCCGATGCATTTTGGTCCATTACGGCACTCATGGAGGGGCTATCCAGGAAGGTGAAAACGGGGAACTGCCTGAAGGGCTGAACTGGCGGCCGGAGAAACCGCCAGTGCGTCGGAAGGCAGGCAGCGCCTGCCCGTCACGACCACCCTTTCATGGGTAGGGATGTTAGAGCGGGAACATGACACATATGTGACAGTCATATTTACCCCCTCTGAGAACCCACCCAATAAATCCTTTCAAAACAATGACTTAAAACAGCCCTCGAAAAGGACAGTTTTATTTCACTCCATGACAAGTCCTTATCCGGTCCGGCGCAGCGCGTCATCCAGCACCCGATGCAGGTTGACGGGCTGTGCGCGGCTGCGCACCGGGGCATAGCTGCCGTCGGGACGTTGCTGCCAGGCCAGCTGGTTGTCGCGCAACGCCACCAGGAAGGCCTCGTGGATCACGCGCTTCTTCAGCGCCTTGTCATAGATCGGGAATGCCAGCTCGACCCGGCGGAAGAAGTTGCGGTCCATCCAGTCGGCCGAGGACAGGTACACCGACTCCTTGCCCTCGTCGAAGAAATAGAAGACCCGCGAGTGCTCGAGGAAGCGGCCCACGATGGAGCGCACCTTGATGTTCTCGGACAGGCCGGGCACGCCTGACCGCAGGGCGCACACGCCGCGGATGATCAGGTCGATCTTCACCCCGTCCTGGCTGGCCTTGTACAGCTCCTGGATCACGATGGGCTCGAGCAGCGAGTTCATCTTGGCCATGATGCGGGCCTTCTTGCCGGCGCGCGCGGCCTTCGCCTCGGCGCGGATCATGCTGACGACGCCGTCGTGCAGCGTGAACGGCGACTGCAGCAGCGACTTCAGCGCACGGCGCGCCCCCAGGCCGGTCAGCTGCGAGAAGACCTTGTCCATGTCCTCGCACAGGCGCGGATCGGCGGTCAGCAGGCCGAAATCGGTGTAGAGGCGCGCGGTGCGGGGGTGGTAGTTGCCGGTGCCCAGGTGGCCATAGCGGCGGATGCGGCCTTTCTCGCGGCGCAGCACCAGCGCCATCTTGGCGTGGGTCTTGTGGCCGACGACGCCATAGACCACGTGCGCGCCCACTTCTTCCAGCCGGGCTGCCCAGTTGATGTTGGTCTGTTCGTCGAAGCGCGCCATCAGCTCCACGACGACCGTCACCTCCTTGCCTGCACGCGCGGCGGCCATGAGCAGGCGCATCAGCTCGGAGTCCTCACCCGTGCGATAGATGGTCTGCTTGATGGCGACCACGTCCGGATCCACGGCGGCGGCCGTCAGGAAGTCGATGACGGGCTGGAAGGATTGGTAGGGGTGGTGCAGCAGGCGGTCGCTGGCGGCGATGGCGGCGAACAACTCGGCCGGCTTGTTGCCCACCTGGGCAAAAGGCTCGGGCACGCTGGCCTGGTGCCCGGGGAACAGCAGATCGGCGCAGTCGTCCACGCTGCAAAGCTGCATCAGGCGGGACAGGTTGACCGGACCATTGCAGCGGTAGGTGTCCGCGCCGCTCAGCTGGAACTCGCGCTGCAGGAAGGCTTCCAGCGCGGGCGGCGTGCTGCGGTCGATTTCCAGGCGCACGGCGGCGCCGAAGTTTCGCTGCGTCAGCTCGCCCTGCAGGGCGTGGCGCAGGTTCGTGACCTCTTCCTCGTCGACGAACAGGTCGCTGTTGCGGGTCACGCGCCACTGATAGCAGCCCTGCACTTCCAGGCCGGGGAACAGCTCGCCGACGAAGGCGCGGATGAGCGCAGTCAGCAGCACATAGCCATGGCGGTAGCCGGAGATGGCCTCGGGCATCTTGAGCAGGCGCGGCAGCGCGCGTGGCGCCTGCACGATGGCGATGGAGGCCTTGCGCCCGAAGGCATCGATGCCGGACAGCGGCACGATGAAGTTCAGGCTCTTGTTGTAGACGCGGGGGAAAGGATGCGCGGGATCGAGCCCGATGGGCGTGAGCAGCGGCATCACTTCGCGATGAAAGCACGCCAGCGCCCAGGCCTGCTGTGCGTCGTCCCAATCGGTGGCCGAATGCAGCGCGATGCCCTTGGTGCGCAGGCGCGGCAGGATTTCCTCGTTCAGCATGCCGTACTGGCGGGTGACCAGTTCGTGCACGGCCTGCTGCACGTCCTCGAAGGCCTCGGCGGGGGACAGGCCATCATCCCCCACCTGGGCGGGTGCGACGCGCAACTGCTCCTTGAGGCTGGAGATGCGGATTTCAAAGAATTCGTCGAGGTTCGAGCTCACGATACACACGTAGCGCAGGCGTTCGAGCAGCGGGGTATCGGGGTGCTCCGCCATGGCCAGTACGCGCTCGTTGAACTTGAGCAGGGACAATTCGCGATTCAGCAAGAGGGGTTCTACTGCGGGTCGCACAGACATGCCGGATTCCAGAGAGAAACAAGGGGGCCGGAGGCTTTTTACTACATATCGATGACAGTATTGTTACCCGCTTGACTCGCCGCAAATTCAGGGTTTCCGCCACGCAGGCCCGCGCGGGTCTTTATAATGGCCCCCTTATTTCCCGCAATGAAATCGCCCCGCATGGAACACCTCCTGGCTGCAGTAGACCTTGGCTCCAACAGTTTTCGACTGTCCATCGGACGTGTCGTCCAACAGGAGGCAGGCATCGCGCAGATCTACCAGATCGACAGGTTGAAGGAGACTGTCCGCCTGGCCGCCGGCCTGGACGCCTCCAAGCGCCTGTCCGATGACGCCATCGCGCGCGCCATCGCCGTGCTCGAACGCTTTGGCGAACGGCTGCGCAGCTTCCACCCCAACCGCGTGCGCGCGGTCGCCACCAACACCTTCCGCGTCGCCCGCAACACCCCCGAATTCCTGCCGCGCGCTTCCGAGGCCCTGGGCTTTCCCATCGAGGTGATCGCCGGCCGCGAGGAAGCGCGCCTGATCTTCTCCGGCGTGGCGCACAGCCTGCCCCCCTCCACCACCAAGCGCCTGGTCGTGGATATCGGCGGCGGCTCCACCGAAGTCATCATCGGCAAGGGCTTCGAGCCCGTGCTGATGTCTTCGCTGTACATGGGTTGCGTCAGCTACAGCCGCCAGTTCTTCCCCGACGGCGAGGTCGACGCGCACAGCATGCGCCAGGCCGAACTGGCCGCGCGCCGCGAGATCGAAGTCATCGCCAAGGAATACGGCAAGACGGGCTGGAAGGAAGCCTTCGGCTCCTCCGGCACTGCAAAGGCGCTGTATGCCATCCTGACCGAATGCGGTTTCTCGTCCAACGGCATCACGCGCGAGGGCCTGAACAAGCTCAAGGACCACATCATCCGCGCCGGCCGCGTGGTGCCCGCCCAACTGCCCGGCATCAAGGTCGAGCGCGCCGACGTCCTGCCCGGCGGCCTGGCCATCATGAGCGCCATCTTCGACGAGCTGGGCATCAAGCAGATGAACACCGGCGACGGCGCCCTGCGCCTGGGCGTGCTCTATGACCTGCTCGGCCGCGACGACCAGCACGACAAGCGCGACGAATCGGTGCGGCAGTTCATCAAGCGCTATCACGTGGACGTCCGCCAGGCGAATCGCGTGCGCCGCACCGCGCTGGAGCTGTTCGACCCCCTGCTGCCCGACGGCGCCGCGAAGACGGAATTGAAGCAGGCCCTGGGCTGGGCCGCCGACCTGCACGAAGTCGGCCTGTCCATCGCCCACAACGGCTACCACCGGCACTCGGCCTATGTACTCGAGAACGCCGACATGCCCGGCTTCTCGAAAGCCGACCAGGCCCTGCTCGCCCTGCTGGCGCTGGGCCATCAAGGCAAGCTGGCGAAGGTCGAACCCCTGGTGGCGAATCGCGAGCAGTGGCTGGCGATTCTCTGCCTGCGGCTGGCGTCGCTATTGCTGCGACGCCGCGAGGACATCGAGGAACTGCCGGTGACGATCTCGGTGCGCAACGACTCGATCGTGCTGCGCGTATCCCGGGAATGGCGCAAGAATCACCCGTTGACCGACTTTACGTTGGTCAACGAGGAATCAGAATGGCGCAAGATAGGGTTTGCGTTCGAGTTGCTTGAGTTCTAAACGCAAGCGCCGCGTCATCCAGCGCACCAATCGGATGCGCGCGCGGCGCAGTGTGCGGCGGTGGAGGCGGCGCATGGCTTACCCCTGGACCGGCAGCATTTCCTGGGGGGCTTCCAGCCCGAAGTGCTTGCGGTAACGCTCATCCATGGCGTCCACCGACAACAGCATCGGGAAGTCAGCAGTGTTGAAATCAGGATCCCAGGCCGGCTCGCCGCACACCGTGGCGCCCAGCTTCAGATAACCCTTGATGAGCGGCGGCACGCGCGCCGGCAGCGTGCTGTCCAGCTTTTCCACCGGATAGCGGTGCAGTGGGCGGACCAGGTGCCGGGAAGGGTCACGCAGTTGCGGCGCCACCATGCGCCAGACTTCGGCCGCGGTCACGCCGTCATCGCGCAGGCTGACGCTGGCGCAGCCCAACACGTAGCGGTAGCCGCCACGGCGCAGGACTTCCGCCAGGCCGGACCACAGCAGCATGATGACCGAGCCGTTGCGGTAGTCGTGGTGCGTGCAGGAACGGCCGAACTCGACCAGCTCGCTGCGCATGGCGCCCAGGCCGCTGAGATCGAACTCGGATTCGGAATAGTAGCTGCCCGCGAGGCGGGCTTTTTCGGGCGTCAGCACGCGATAGGTGCCGACGATGCGTTGCGTGGCTTCCTCGCGGACCATCAGGTGCTCGCACCATTGGTCGTAGCGGTCCTGATCCAGGCCCGAGCCCGAATCATCGAAGACCGCGCCGAGTTCGCCGGTGAAAACCTTGTAGCGCAGACGCTGGATTTGGCGCAGTTCCTCGGCCGTGCGCGCCAGGCCGACGGTCAGACCGCCCACGGCAGGCTGCCTCCAATCAGTGGTGGCATTGTTTTCAGCAGGGCTACGAGCTAATTCGAGCATGGCACGACACTCCTTGGCAATCCAGGCAGTGTGGACATTTTATGTTTCACGTCATTGACGGTCATGTGACGCTAGCATGAATATTGCGCGCTCGCAACAAACC from Orrella dioscoreae includes the following:
- a CDS encoding GntP family permease, which produces MDLLIVTGALAFLMIAAYRGYSVILCAPLAAMGAVLLTSPAALAPVFSDVFMDRMVGFAKLYLPVFMLGAVFGKLIELSGFSRTIVQSVLRRIGAERAILAIVLVCALLTYGGVSLFVVVFAVYPFAAEMFRQGNIPKRLMPGAIALGAFTFTMTALPGTPQIQNIIPTSFFDTTTWAAPWLGLIGAAMTLTGGLAYLEWRRMRAARAGEGYGTELLNEPAPPAGEQGHHPLIALLPLLVVGVSNFAFTRLIPGWYPVGTEIVLPGLSEPVVARTEQLLAIWAVMAALISGIVVILLFAWRNVVSKLAEGSRDAVSGALLASMNTAAEYGFGGVIAALPGFLVVASALKAIPDPLVGEAVAVTALAGITGSASGGMSIALAAMADTFIASAQAAGIPMEVLHRVAAMASGGMDTLPHNGAVITLLAVTGLSHRQSYGDIFAITLIATAAVFGVIGVHYMTGIV
- a CDS encoding methyl-accepting chemotaxis protein, translated to MAAKTPPLAFFRNVSIRRMTLMAMIAISLLTAGLSTLNYYAQQRASIAFDASQSLRYESATLSKANDHITRARLHLNSQQEFLAASDTARADEEAGQVEMAFALAQEYFTVFKALSSSHDAGPVAAELDRAFQAMLNQGVAPLRARLAARDLAGYHQHNMGPVVELGAALSASVNAYDAYADVYAVQLSAEASRIRDNTIQAGFVMLALCLIFLVMADRYVVQYIRTPLETVRAHFQRIAGGDLTTRIDLFGRNCVGQLLPYLRDMQASLARTVGIVRQGVDEIHTSAREIADGNNDLSSRTEQQAASLEQTAASMEELAATVKQNADNARQASALADTASDVARRGGGAMEQAVATMHDISTGSHRIGEIVGVIDSIAFQTNILALNAAVEAARAGEQGKGFAVVASEVRSLAQRSAGAAREIKDLIGSSLETVSAGARQVEEAGRTMEELVASVGRVTAIIGEIATASGEQSAGIDQVSGAVTQMDSVTQQNAALVEQASAAAASLETQAEQLQHAVAVFRIGQRDVIDAPQAPAGALPGASRNESASRGDPNPLARRPLPQLV
- a CDS encoding ABC transporter substrate-binding protein; this translates as MTRPSPLLSRATAALLAAVTLTAIAPVAQAEGRIRLAQQFGIAYLILDVVKDHQLIEKHGKAAGLDIDVEWRQISGATAMNEALLANNLDVVSAGVPPALVLWDRTRGRQNVKAVAALGSLPNYLLSNNPAVKTLEDFSDKDRIAVPAAGVGFQSRTLQIETARRYGKENFNRFDAISVSLPHPDATAALISGGLEVNAHFSSAPFYYQALAGNPAVHKVLSSYDILGGPATFNVLYSTQAFHDGNPKTYKAFYDALHEAAAWIRQNKAQAAEVFIRQQKSRLSPELVRQIIEDPENDFTIVPQQTLVYATELHKLGVLKHQAASWKEYFFDAAHALPGS
- the pstB gene encoding phosphate ABC transporter ATP-binding protein PstB; the encoded protein is MENTARAVDQAANKIEVKNLNFYYGKFHAIRNVNMSIRENRVTAFIGPSGCGKSTLLRTFNRMFELYPGQRAEGEILLDGENLLTTKTDISLIRAKVGMVFQKPTPFPMSIYDNIAFGVRLFEKLSKGEMDERVEWALTKAALWNEVKDKLHQSGNSLSGGQQQRLCIARGVAIKPQVLLLDEPCSALDPISTAKIEELIAELKSDYTVVIVTHNMQQAARCSDYTAYMYLGELMEFGETDQIFVKPARKETEDYITGRFG
- the pstA gene encoding phosphate ABC transporter permease PstA — encoded protein: MASQQPTKSAPASVLTMANPIYRTRRVINAIMLALSLTTLLFGLFWLFWIIATLIIKGGAAMSLTLFTEITPPPGQAGGLLNAILGSVVMAGVGTIIGTPIGILAGTYLAEYGQRGWLAPATRFLNDVLLSAPSIVIGLFIYAVYVYQVGHYSGWAGAIALSILVIPVVVRTTDNMLLLVPNSLREACAALGCPKYRMILLVCYRAARSGMITGVLLAVARISGETAPLLFTALSNQFMSFNMNGPMANLPVVIYQYAASPFKDWNTLAWAGAALITLLVLGINILARSLFRKQ
- the pstC gene encoding phosphate ABC transporter permease subunit PstC encodes the protein MPPAPKNSNSMMDALFKNLTRTFAFFVFSLLAAIMASLVWGSKETLAEYGIAFLWTNEWDPVNNVYGAMVPIVGTLMTSLIALTIAVPVSFGIAMFLTELSPTWLRRPLGTAIEMLAAIPSIIYGMWGLFVFVPVFQKYIQPGMISTLGSLPLIGGFFSGPPFGIGIFTAGLILSIMIIPFIAAVMRDVFELVPALLKESAYGLGSSTWEVMWKVVLPFTKSGVIGGIMLGLGRALGETMAVTFVIGNAFRLPDSIFAPANSIASALANEFNEAGGMQKSALIELGLILFLITTVVLALSKVLLLRLSKTEGTKS
- the ppk1 gene encoding polyphosphate kinase 1; the encoded protein is MSVRPAVEPLLLNRELSLLKFNERVLAMAEHPDTPLLERLRYVCIVSSNLDEFFEIRISSLKEQLRVAPAQVGDDGLSPAEAFEDVQQAVHELVTRQYGMLNEEILPRLRTKGIALHSATDWDDAQQAWALACFHREVMPLLTPIGLDPAHPFPRVYNKSLNFIVPLSGIDAFGRKASIAIVQAPRALPRLLKMPEAISGYRHGYVLLTALIRAFVGELFPGLEVQGCYQWRVTRNSDLFVDEEEVTNLRHALQGELTQRNFGAAVRLEIDRSTPPALEAFLQREFQLSGADTYRCNGPVNLSRLMQLCSVDDCADLLFPGHQASVPEPFAQVGNKPAELFAAIAASDRLLHHPYQSFQPVIDFLTAAAVDPDVVAIKQTIYRTGEDSELMRLLMAAARAGKEVTVVVELMARFDEQTNINWAARLEEVGAHVVYGVVGHKTHAKMALVLRREKGRIRRYGHLGTGNYHPRTARLYTDFGLLTADPRLCEDMDKVFSQLTGLGARRALKSLLQSPFTLHDGVVSMIRAEAKAARAGKKARIMAKMNSLLEPIVIQELYKASQDGVKIDLIIRGVCALRSGVPGLSENIKVRSIVGRFLEHSRVFYFFDEGKESVYLSSADWMDRNFFRRVELAFPIYDKALKKRVIHEAFLVALRDNQLAWQQRPDGSYAPVRSRAQPVNLHRVLDDALRRTG